The Dyadobacter sp. 676 DNA window CGAGCGCAGGAAGCGGAATTCCCGCACCAAATCCCTTCTCCCCATCCTCCACGCTGTGATTCAGCAAGCGGTACAGGCGATCGGCGTTCTTGTGATGGCGGTCGAAACTGAGCTCATACCGGACTGTAAAAAAGATCAGCAGGCAACACGCCAGGCTCAGCGTAAGCCCTGTAATGTTGATCAATGTAAAATTCCAGTTGCGCCGAAGGTTTCTGAATGAGGTCGTTAGATAGTTTTTGATCATGGCACCTTATTTTCTATTTTTGAATACAATTAATAGATTTCCTTATGTTGACTTCTGTTAGCGGAATTTATGAGAACGGGAAAATCACATTAGACGAAATTCCCGTAATTCGAAAGAAATCAAAGATTGTCGTGACGTTCCTGGAAGAAATGGACGAACCGAATCACCCAAAGCGCCGCCTGGGCGGCCTGAAAGGGAAAGTTGGTACTCCTGATGATTTTAATGCTCCATTGGACGACCTCGCTGACGATATGCTTTGATGAGATACCTGCTAGATACCCAAATCGCCATTTGGTCGCTGGAAGACCATGCCGGTCTCAAACCAACAGTCCGCAATCTTCTGGAAGATGCTAACAATGCCATATTTATCAGCCCGATAAGCTTATTGGAAATATCCATTAAACTTAAACTTGGCAAGCTTCCACAATTTAAAGTGAGTATCGAAAAAGTTACCAGACAAATCCTGAAAGACGGATTTGAATTGCTTCCGCTCGAACTCGACCATACCTTTGCATATCAATCAATTCCACTTTACGACGACCACCGGGACCCCTTCGACAGGATGTTACTCGCTATTGCTTTTCGCGAGCAAATTCCGATCGTTTCTTCCGATGAAAAGTTCCTCCGGTACCAATCCTCTGTCTCGATTATATTAAATTGACCCTACTCGCTCCTCAACGACTTCACCGGGTTCATTAATGCCGCTTTGACGCTCTGGAAGCTGACGGTAACCACTGCCACAAGCCCGGCGGCGAAACCGACCGCCACGAATACCAGCGGACTGATTTCAATGCGGTAAGGATAATTGTCCAGCCATAGTTGCATAAAATACCAGGCGGCCGGGGTGGCGATCAGGATAGCGATGAGGACCAATTTTACAAAGTCTTTCGAAAGCACAAACACCAGATTCGGGATGCTTGCACCCAGCACCTTACGCACGCCGATTTCCTTCGTGCGCTGCTCCATGACGATCAATGCGACGGCGAATAGCCCGAGACACGACAAAATCACCGCCACGCCCGACGCCAGGCTGAATATCTGCGACAACCTTTCCTCTTCCTTATACCACGCATTGGTATTTTCATCGATGAACGAACCCTTAAACTCCGATTCGGGTGTTATTTCCTTCCAAACGGCTTTCAGTTTCTCCATCGACGTCACCAGGCTCTGGGGCGTCACACGTACAAAAATGTAACCGATTCCATCGGAATGGGAAAGATACATTGTGATCGGTTTTTTCTCGGATTTGGAAGAGTACAGGTTAAAATCGGGAACGACGCCGATAATCTGGTGCTTGACGCCGGCCGTGTCGGTCTGAAAGAACTTGCCGACGGGGTCCTTTTCGCCGATGGCTTTGGCCATGCTTTCGGTGATAATGACCCGCCCCATGGAATCAGTCGGATAAGCCGGGTCGAATTCCCTCCCTGCCAGGAGTTTGATATTTAAAGTTTTGAGGTAGTCATAACTGATATGCAGCCAGTCGGTGGTTACCTCGCGGTCTTTGAAAGTGAACCCGATTACGCTTCGTGAAGTACTTCTGTCGAGCCCTAGGCCCATGTTGACGCCGGAGCCGGTGATGCTTACGATATTCGGATCGTTGGCCAGGCGGTTCCGCATCCTGCGCAGGGCGGTTTGCCCGTTGACCTTGCTTCCCACCGGAATGCTGATTACCTGCTCCTTCTGAAAGCCCAGCGGCTGGTTACGAAGGTGATCAACCTGCTGCATGGCGATGATAGTACAACAAATAAGCAGGCTCGACAATGCGAACTGGGCAATGATCAGCGAATTCCGCAGTAAACCGGGCTTTTTAAGCGATACTTTTCCCTTCAGAACTTCCACCGCGTTGAACCTTGACATTTGCAACGCCGGATAACCACCCGCCACTAATGTCACGAACAGGAACAGCCCGACGAGCAGCGCGATTTTGTCCGGCTCCAAAATGTATTCCAGGGTCAGCTTGGACCTGAAAGCCGCATTAAATGCCGGCAGCGATAATACTGCCAGTACTACGCCTGTCAAAAAACCAAGGAAACACACCACAGCCGCTTCGCCCCAGATCTGAAAGAAAAGCTGCTTTTTCAGCGCACCGAGCGACTTCCGCACACCCACTTCCCGCGCACGGATAAACGAGCGCGCGACGTTCAGGTTTATGAAATTGATGCAGGCGATCAGCAGGATAAACAGCCCAATGCCCATCAATGCATAAATCAGCGAACCCTCCTTGCCTCCGGAAATCTCGCGGTTAAAATGGCAGTCTTCAAGCCTTTGAAGACGCAGGGCGTACACATCTCCCCTGTCGTCGGGCGTTGCGCCTTTCTTTTTCAATTGGGTAAATGTCTCGGCGAAATACTTGGCAGTGAAAGACCTGAGTTTCTTTTCGAATGCGAGTTTGTCGATCCCCGGCTTCAACTTCACAAAAACGCTATGTGAAAATGCATCCCACTGGTCCTTTTGTTCCTGGTAACCACCAACATTCTCGCTCCGCAAAAAACCGTCGAATTGCAGGGTGGAATTTTCAGGAAAATCGGCCAGAACGCCTGTCACTACATATTGCTTTTTATTCCCTTCCAGGCCGATATTGATACGCTTGCCCATTGGATCCTCATCCCCGAAAACCGCCTTGGCCATATTCTCGGTGATGACGATGCTGCTTAGGTCCTGCAAGGCGGTCTGCGGCCCTCCCTTGACAAAAGGGAAGGAGAAGATTTGAAAGAAATCGGGTTCGGTGAATTTGATATTCTTGTCGAGGTATTTCCCTTTGTACTCCACCACATTCGAGCCGTTGATAATCCGGGCAATGGATTCAATTTCCGGATAATCCTCCTTCAACGCCGGCGTAATCGGAAACGGCATCGATGCCGTACGATCGACACGCTCCGGGTCGTTCGCGAAAAAGTACAGTTCATATATCCTTTCCTTGTCCGCATGAAAATTATCGTAGGAAAGCGCGAAATAGGCTGTCAAAAAAAGAAAAACGCTGACGCAGAACGCCACCGACAGACCCACGACATTGATAAACGCGTAACCCTTGCTCTTCCAAAGGTTACGCAGCGCGATTTTGATATAATTCTTAAACATAAGAAGGTATTTTTAAGGACAAGCGGAAAAGAGAGGAAGAGGAAAGGGAAAAAGGAGAACAGGAAACTCCTTTCCTCCACCCTTCCGTTCCTCCTTCCTCCGTCATTCCGTTTTCAATGATTTCACAGGATTTGTAATGGCCGCTTTGATAGCTTGTGTACTCACCGTTAGCAACGCAATGATCACCGCCAATGCGCCTGCCCCGGCAAACATCCACCATTGCAAGCTGATCTTGTATGCAAAATCGGCGAGCCAGCGGTTCATGAGGTACCAGGTGAGCGGCGTTGCAATGATGATAGAAATAACAACCAGTTTCACAAAATCGCCGGACAACAGCCCTACAATACTCGTCACGGAGGCCCCGAGTACTTTTCGTACGCCTATTTCCTTGATACGCTGCTGGGCCGCAAATGCCGCTAACCCAAACAGCCCGAGGCAGGAAATCAGGATAGAAATGACAGTGAATGCGTTGACGAGCCTTGAAGTGCGTGCATCGGCGGCATAATTCTTCTGGAAATCCTCATCGAGAAATGAGTACGCAAACGGTTCGTCAGGTACAAGCGACTTCCATTTACCTTCTATAAATGGCAGCACGGCAGCTGCATCTTTTCCGTTGATATGTGCGATCAGGTAGTTGTAGCTGGGGTTCATATTCAGAAAAAAGGCATATGGTTCTATGACCTTATGCAAATCCTGAAAATGAAAGTCCTTCACGACGCCTACCACCTCCACCGAGCCTGGCGTATCGCCGCCGTTATTGAAGAGGAACTTCTGCCCTACCGCCT harbors:
- a CDS encoding ABC transporter permease; translation: MFKNYIKIALRNLWKSKGYAFINVVGLSVAFCVSVFLFLTAYFALSYDNFHADKERIYELYFFANDPERVDRTASMPFPITPALKEDYPEIESIARIINGSNVVEYKGKYLDKNIKFTEPDFFQIFSFPFVKGGPQTALQDLSSIVITENMAKAVFGDEDPMGKRINIGLEGNKKQYVVTGVLADFPENSTLQFDGFLRSENVGGYQEQKDQWDAFSHSVFVKLKPGIDKLAFEKKLRSFTAKYFAETFTQLKKKGATPDDRGDVYALRLQRLEDCHFNREISGGKEGSLIYALMGIGLFILLIACINFINLNVARSFIRAREVGVRKSLGALKKQLFFQIWGEAAVVCFLGFLTGVVLAVLSLPAFNAAFRSKLTLEYILEPDKIALLVGLFLFVTLVAGGYPALQMSRFNAVEVLKGKVSLKKPGLLRNSLIIAQFALSSLLICCTIIAMQQVDHLRNQPLGFQKEQVISIPVGSKVNGQTALRRMRNRLANDPNIVSITGSGVNMGLGLDRSTSRSVIGFTFKDREVTTDWLHISYDYLKTLNIKLLAGREFDPAYPTDSMGRVIITESMAKAIGEKDPVGKFFQTDTAGVKHQIIGVVPDFNLYSSKSEKKPITMYLSHSDGIGYIFVRVTPQSLVTSMEKLKAVWKEITPESEFKGSFIDENTNAWYKEEERLSQIFSLASGVAVILSCLGLFAVALIVMEQRTKEIGVRKVLGASIPNLVFVLSKDFVKLVLIAILIATPAAWYFMQLWLDNYPYRIEISPLVFVAVGFAAGLVAVVTVSFQSVKAALMNPVKSLRSE
- a CDS encoding type II toxin-antitoxin system VapC family toxin — protein: MRYLLDTQIAIWSLEDHAGLKPTVRNLLEDANNAIFISPISLLEISIKLKLGKLPQFKVSIEKVTRQILKDGFELLPLELDHTFAYQSIPLYDDHRDPFDRMLLAIAFREQIPIVSSDEKFLRYQSSVSIILN